One region of Elusimicrobiota bacterium genomic DNA includes:
- a CDS encoding type II toxin-antitoxin system RelE/ParE family toxin — MTYRVLYTEEAARRIRKLDRAVKERVEKAIIRLSQHPELGKRLTGLLSDRWSYRVGDWRILYKVRKAELVVLVLTVGHRREVYDT; from the coding sequence ATGACCTACCGCGTCCTCTACACCGAGGAGGCGGCCCGCCGCATTCGAAAGCTCGATCGCGCCGTCAAGGAGCGCGTCGAAAAAGCCATAATAAGGCTCTCCCAGCACCCGGAGCTCGGCAAACGCCTGACGGGACTGCTCAGCGACAGATGGTCCTATCGGGTCGGAGACTGGCGCATCTTATACAAGGTTCGGAAGGCAGAGCTGGTCGTATTGGTTTTGACGGTCGGCCATCGCCGGGAAGTCTATGACACTTGA
- a CDS encoding type II toxin-antitoxin system Phd/YefM family antitoxin — protein sequence MTKIAPVSYVRAHLPEMVASIGRKKRERVVITRNGTPSAVLVSPEELETLEILADKKLMLSLLKAEEDERARRLVEHEDIFK from the coding sequence ATGACAAAAATCGCTCCAGTCTCCTATGTCCGGGCGCATCTGCCCGAGATGGTGGCCTCCATCGGCAGGAAAAAGCGCGAGCGCGTCGTCATCACCAGGAATGGAACCCCTTCGGCGGTTCTCGTGTCTCCGGAGGAGCTCGAAACCTTGGAGATCCTGGCCGACAAGAAGCTGATGCTGTCCTTGCTTAAAGCGGAGGAAGACGAGAGGGCGCGGCGCCTCGTGGAGCACGAAGACATATTCAAATGA
- a CDS encoding glycosyltransferase family 39 protein yields MSRRGLAGLSALLFSALLVRLVGIAWGLPHTFNGDEPHLVNLAVSFGGGSLRPYAFKYPTLWPYLLFILYGLYFLLWSCLGLCRGLGAFVGHFAWHPAPFYLMGRVLSAFFSVAGLAWVWKMEREARPGGEGLAWGAILLAFSPVLSELGHAAKPDSLMFFLAAAGWYWAFRLQREGGRLSYWACGFFLGLAFSAQYTALPLWSLLPLAHVLRLSERPHRFLLEGLAALGLGFLAGTPYALLDFPGFWAGIRDHMEQAALYPVNRRELLKSILANMAGFSGSGLAGGAACLLGFFLLAAGRSRLALLSAGPLLFYILALSGNPDGGWPRYLAGGYPGLAFLASRGLSWIERPRKAWLAAAAALIVVLPGFLSCLSLDREMRRADTRQEAARWIRENIPAGEAVLLDQPDASPGLPMAREQALELWERTRRLGSPRARLYRAMADFHPGGGYRIYRIQHSARGMDASPRHVALSQADSSYADVRPGLDVAKALRIRYVVTSSYGARPDREPEYAMFFEELARDGRLLRTFSPVPGRLNGPVLQVYGIMR; encoded by the coding sequence ATGAGCCGGCGAGGCCTCGCCGGCCTTTCGGCGTTGCTCTTCTCGGCCTTGCTGGTTCGTCTTGTAGGGATTGCTTGGGGCCTTCCTCATACCTTCAACGGCGACGAGCCGCACCTGGTCAATTTGGCCGTTTCTTTCGGCGGGGGAAGCCTCAGGCCCTATGCCTTCAAGTACCCGACGCTATGGCCATACCTTCTTTTCATCCTTTACGGCCTATACTTCCTACTTTGGTCATGCCTCGGCCTTTGCCGCGGCTTGGGCGCCTTCGTGGGGCATTTCGCCTGGCATCCCGCGCCCTTTTATTTGATGGGAAGAGTCCTCTCCGCCTTTTTCAGCGTGGCCGGACTTGCTTGGGTCTGGAAAATGGAGCGGGAGGCCCGCCCGGGCGGAGAGGGCCTTGCCTGGGGAGCCATCCTGCTGGCCTTCTCGCCCGTTTTATCCGAGCTCGGCCATGCCGCCAAGCCAGACTCCCTGATGTTTTTTCTGGCGGCCGCGGGCTGGTATTGGGCTTTCCGCCTCCAGCGCGAGGGCGGTCGCCTTTCTTACTGGGCCTGCGGGTTTTTCTTGGGGCTCGCATTCTCCGCCCAGTACACCGCCCTGCCGCTTTGGTCCCTTCTTCCCTTGGCCCATGTGCTGAGGCTCTCCGAGAGGCCGCACCGCTTCCTTCTCGAGGGCTTGGCGGCCCTGGGCTTGGGGTTTCTCGCGGGCACGCCCTACGCCCTCCTCGATTTCCCGGGCTTCTGGGCCGGGATACGGGATCACATGGAGCAGGCCGCGCTCTATCCCGTCAACCGCCGGGAGCTCCTCAAGTCCATCCTCGCCAACATGGCGGGTTTTTCCGGCTCCGGCCTGGCGGGGGGAGCGGCGTGTCTCCTGGGATTTTTCCTTCTGGCCGCGGGGCGGTCGAGACTCGCCCTTCTTTCGGCCGGCCCGCTTCTTTTCTACATACTTGCCTTGAGCGGCAATCCCGACGGGGGCTGGCCGCGCTATTTGGCGGGAGGCTACCCGGGCTTGGCTTTCCTGGCCTCTCGGGGGCTCTCTTGGATCGAGCGTCCAAGAAAGGCTTGGCTTGCGGCCGCGGCGGCCTTGATCGTGGTGCTCCCGGGATTTTTGTCCTGCCTCAGCCTCGACCGCGAGATGAGGCGTGCGGATACTCGTCAGGAAGCGGCCCGCTGGATCCGGGAGAACATTCCAGCCGGGGAGGCTGTTCTTCTCGACCAGCCGGACGCCTCTCCGGGCCTTCCCATGGCGCGGGAGCAAGCCCTCGAGCTATGGGAAAGGACGCGGCGGCTGGGCTCCCCACGGGCGAGGCTTTACCGCGCCATGGCCGACTTCCACCCCGGAGGCGGCTACCGCATCTACCGCATCCAGCACTCCGCCCGGGGTATGGACGCGTCCCCCCGCCACGTGGCCCTCTCCCAGGCCGATTCCTCGTACGCGGACGTGCGCCCGGGTCTCGACGTGGCCAAGGCCCTGCGCATCCGGTACGTCGTCACCTCGAGCTACGGGGCGCGCCCCGACCGCGAGCCCGAGTACGCGATGTTCTTCGAGGAGCTGGCCCGGGATGGGCGGCTTCTGCGGACCTTCTCCCCGGTCCCAGGCCGCCTCAACGGCCCGGTCCTCCAAGTGTACGGAATCATGCGCTAA
- a CDS encoding 3'-5' exonuclease translates to MLKLEKPLVFFDIEATGVSPAHDRIVDIALVKRLPDGAEQSFSSLVNPGMPIPIEAVAVHHITDEMVRDQPFFKDVAPRILEFIGEADLGGFGILKFDVPILQAEIKRAGFDFPTNGRKLVDSLHIFRKMEPRNLTAAYKFYCGKELTDAHRAEPDARASFEVFWGQVQRYEALPRDLGALSALCQERDDRNVDSEGKFVWRNGEASFNFGKHRTLTLREVVQKERSYLEWLMRAEKTTQELAQICRDALAGKFPVRR, encoded by the coding sequence ATGCTTAAGCTCGAAAAGCCCCTGGTTTTCTTCGACATAGAGGCCACGGGCGTGTCCCCCGCGCACGACAGGATCGTGGACATAGCCCTCGTCAAGCGCCTGCCCGACGGCGCCGAACAGAGCTTCTCCTCCTTGGTCAATCCAGGCATGCCCATCCCGATAGAGGCCGTGGCGGTGCACCACATCACAGATGAGATGGTGCGAGACCAGCCCTTCTTCAAGGACGTGGCGCCCCGGATACTGGAGTTCATCGGGGAGGCCGACCTGGGGGGCTTCGGCATACTCAAGTTCGACGTGCCCATCCTCCAGGCCGAGATCAAGCGCGCGGGCTTCGATTTTCCCACCAACGGGCGCAAGCTCGTGGACTCGCTCCATATCTTCCGCAAGATGGAGCCCCGCAACCTCACCGCGGCCTATAAATTCTACTGCGGCAAGGAGCTGACCGACGCCCACCGCGCCGAGCCCGACGCTCGGGCCTCCTTCGAGGTTTTTTGGGGCCAGGTCCAGCGCTACGAGGCCCTCCCGCGGGACCTGGGGGCCTTGAGCGCGCTCTGCCAGGAGCGCGACGACAGGAACGTGGACTCCGAAGGGAAATTCGTCTGGCGCAACGGCGAGGCGAGCTTCAATTTCGGCAAGCACAGGACCTTGACCTTGCGCGAGGTGGTGCAGAAGGAGCGGTCCTATTTGGAATGGCTGATGAGGGCCGAGAAGACCACCCAGGAGCTGGCCCAGATCTGCCGCGACGCCCTTGCCGGGAAATTCCCGGTCCGGCGATAG
- a CDS encoding CPBP family intramembrane metalloprotease, with product MRIQATAGRVFRPSLSALSQPQVLESFLNSGHLPAEVVNAQGEELAHHDELGSVVFSLLGRPAMLKENAGVNPEVRERMRRLIGPANLKVLAEMARVIAAHPEAQSLLSRITRSEAGMARDAFSSDLLGRLGAIEGFFDGLRIAGQGESSPAVVVPERSGGGAARLPPANPASAPDRANSRIGFPVFLESRPAGTTFFGALIGALAVPGSVLAAAFAIGPVDHAQDALDMDLMAMLQQVSPWAGFAAFLIYQALTTTLKVLTAREIVKFLRLTNKHVLTFVYAAAVTGLHLVVGEMVLGPLFSYSANIFLSALGEEILFRRFLFGGLREKYGASKAGLWAAFIVSSLVFSARHIFAYGFVGRIFVSRVLGGLVFALLYHKGGLAPAVAAHTALNLLIEFCGVNEISLFGILYGISPAMGWPSLAFLAVLFYLLLRWTPRPLPVSRAVRRRAASGML from the coding sequence ATGAGAATCCAGGCGACAGCCGGGCGCGTTTTTCGGCCTTCCTTATCGGCCTTGAGCCAGCCGCAAGTCCTTGAGAGCTTCCTGAATAGCGGACATCTTCCGGCCGAGGTGGTCAATGCCCAAGGGGAAGAGTTGGCCCACCACGATGAATTGGGGAGCGTCGTCTTCTCTCTCCTAGGACGTCCGGCAATGCTCAAGGAGAACGCCGGCGTCAATCCCGAGGTTCGGGAGCGCATGCGGCGGCTGATCGGGCCCGCGAATCTGAAAGTCCTCGCGGAAATGGCCCGCGTCATTGCCGCCCATCCCGAGGCGCAAAGCCTTCTTTCGAGGATTACCCGGAGCGAGGCCGGCATGGCCCGGGACGCATTTTCCAGCGACCTCCTGGGACGCCTTGGGGCCATCGAGGGGTTTTTTGACGGTCTTCGGATCGCGGGCCAAGGGGAGTCCAGCCCTGCCGTAGTCGTGCCGGAAAGAAGCGGCGGCGGGGCGGCTCGGCTGCCGCCCGCCAATCCGGCCAGCGCGCCCGACCGAGCAAATTCGCGGATCGGTTTTCCCGTATTCTTGGAGAGCCGTCCGGCGGGCACCACGTTTTTTGGGGCCTTGATCGGTGCTTTGGCCGTTCCGGGATCTGTATTGGCCGCGGCCTTTGCCATTGGGCCGGTGGACCATGCGCAGGATGCTCTCGATATGGATCTCATGGCCATGCTCCAGCAGGTTTCTCCTTGGGCTGGGTTCGCGGCGTTCTTAATTTACCAGGCCTTGACGACAACGCTGAAAGTTTTAACCGCCCGAGAGATTGTAAAGTTCCTCCGTTTAACGAATAAGCATGTTCTCACGTTTGTTTACGCAGCCGCGGTCACGGGTCTTCATCTGGTTGTTGGGGAGATGGTTTTGGGTCCTCTGTTTTCTTATAGTGCCAATATATTTTTGAGCGCTTTGGGAGAGGAAATCTTATTCCGCCGCTTTCTTTTTGGCGGTCTTCGAGAGAAATACGGCGCCTCGAAAGCCGGCCTATGGGCGGCTTTCATCGTGTCCTCGCTGGTATTTAGCGCCAGGCACATTTTCGCCTACGGATTTGTAGGCCGCATATTCGTGTCCAGGGTGCTTGGCGGGCTGGTTTTTGCCCTCCTCTATCATAAGGGAGGCTTGGCTCCCGCGGTCGCGGCGCATACGGCATTGAACCTGTTGATCGAGTTCTGCGGGGTAAACGAGATATCGCTTTTTGGGATTCTATACGGCATCAGCCCCGCGATGGGCTGGCCCAGCCTGGCATTCTTAGCGGTTCTGTTTTATCTGTTGCTGCGCTGGACTCCGAGGCCGCTCCCGGTCTCAAGGGCGGTTCGGCGTCGTGCCGCTTCCGGAATGCTATAA
- a CDS encoding FAD-dependent oxidoreductase: protein MIKTDVLILGGGLAGLSAAYHLNQGGRLGSLVLEKNPRPGGLAGSINHEGFVFDHTGHLLHLHDSYGEKLVMELLAGNVASHQRKSWIYLAGRYARYPFQANTYGLPDRVIEECVLGFLKTIHRPPKRGLGSDPSFKDWCLRQFGEGICRHFMFPYNEKLWRMPLAKLTTQWQGRFIPRPKTSEVLRGALMEQKELFGYNAAFRYPVRGGIQALPDALAARLEAGQFLAGHAVVSVDLRERVAVARGVGEISYKRLVNTVPLPQFLDLASPLPASVLEARRKLRWNTVYCLNLGVGRPDVSEKHWIYFPEKKYPFYRVGFYNNFSKLAAPKGASSLYIELSRKPGERIDLKRMENAILRGLRGSGLLKSSDKIIAKLWTPIPCAYVVYDFDRTRAVEAIFAHLKRMGADSIGRYGAWKYSFMEEAVLDGKRCAENLGLSA from the coding sequence GTGATAAAAACCGACGTCTTGATCCTGGGCGGGGGGCTGGCCGGATTGTCGGCCGCCTACCATCTAAACCAAGGAGGCCGGCTCGGCTCCTTGGTGCTGGAGAAGAACCCGCGCCCCGGAGGCTTGGCCGGTTCCATCAACCACGAGGGCTTTGTCTTCGACCATACCGGCCATCTCCTGCATCTGCATGACTCCTATGGCGAGAAGCTCGTCATGGAGCTTCTCGCCGGGAATGTCGCCTCGCACCAGAGGAAATCCTGGATTTATCTTGCCGGCCGCTACGCGCGCTATCCCTTCCAAGCCAACACCTACGGCCTGCCAGATCGCGTGATCGAGGAGTGCGTGCTGGGCTTCTTGAAGACGATCCACCGGCCGCCCAAGCGGGGCTTGGGGTCGGACCCCTCCTTCAAGGACTGGTGCCTGCGCCAGTTCGGGGAGGGGATATGCCGGCATTTCATGTTCCCTTATAATGAGAAACTCTGGAGGATGCCTCTCGCGAAGCTCACCACCCAATGGCAGGGGCGCTTTATCCCGAGACCCAAGACCTCCGAGGTCCTGCGCGGGGCCTTGATGGAGCAGAAGGAGCTTTTCGGCTACAACGCGGCGTTCCGCTACCCCGTCCGCGGCGGGATCCAGGCCTTGCCGGACGCCTTGGCGGCCAGGCTTGAGGCCGGCCAGTTCCTGGCAGGGCATGCCGTCGTTTCCGTGGATTTGCGCGAGCGCGTGGCGGTGGCGCGGGGGGTGGGGGAGATCTCCTACAAGCGCCTGGTCAACACCGTGCCCTTGCCCCAATTCCTCGACCTGGCCTCGCCCTTGCCGGCTTCCGTCCTGGAGGCGCGGCGCAAGCTTCGCTGGAATACGGTGTATTGCCTCAATTTGGGGGTGGGGCGCCCGGATGTCTCCGAGAAGCATTGGATCTATTTCCCGGAGAAGAAGTATCCGTTCTATCGGGTGGGCTTTTACAATAATTTTTCCAAGCTCGCCGCGCCAAAAGGCGCTAGCTCCCTTTACATCGAGCTCTCGCGCAAGCCCGGGGAGAGGATAGACCTCAAGCGCATGGAAAACGCGATCTTGCGCGGCCTGCGCGGCTCGGGCCTGCTCAAGTCCTCCGACAAGATCATCGCCAAGCTCTGGACCCCCATTCCTTGCGCGTACGTGGTCTACGACTTCGACCGCACTCGGGCCGTGGAGGCGATTTTCGCCCACCTCAAAAGAATGGGTGCCGATTCCATCGGCCGCTACGGCGCCTGGAAGTATTCCTTCATGGAGGAGGCCGTCCTGGACGGCAAGCGCTGCGCCGAGAATCTAGGCCTTTCGGCCTAG
- a CDS encoding ABC transporter ATP-binding protein: MAPSPPLSRLLRYASKHRRRVRLASACSAANKFFDIAPELLIGMAVDVVVKGRRSLMAGWGLADPMAQLAVLAGLTLAIWVLESLFEYFYQILWRNLAQTIQHELRMDAYSHVQRLDMAYFEEQSTGSLVATLNDDINQLERFLNGGANDLIQVFFSAALIGAIFFYLAPLVAFFAMLPIPAILAGAFWYQKRAEPLYAAVRDQAAAISARLSNSISGIATIKSYTAEERELERLRAESLEYTRANARAIRMSSAFIPIIRMAILAGFLATLVLGGRMALQGTLAVGSYSVLVFLTQRLLWPLTGLAETVDLYQRAMASARRVLDLIGTPVALVHGGKPLLRKDVRGELRFTNVSFSYRGRAPALRNISLAIPAGSTAAFVGPTGSGKTTLTKLLLRFHDPNEGRITLDGTDITEFDPRALRQAIGFVSQDIFLFHGSARENIAYGGAEGGNGKVESAAKAAEAHEFLVQLPQGYDTVVGERGQKLSGGQRQRLAIARAVLKDPPILVLDEATSAVDNETEAAIQKSLDRIVVGRTTIMVAHRLSTIVKADRIFVLDKGRIAESGSHPQLLALRGIYAGLWHVQTGA; this comes from the coding sequence ATGGCTCCCTCCCCGCCGCTCTCGCGCCTGCTGCGCTACGCCTCCAAGCACCGGCGCCGGGTGCGGCTCGCCTCGGCCTGCTCGGCCGCCAACAAATTCTTCGACATCGCGCCCGAGCTCCTCATCGGCATGGCCGTGGACGTCGTGGTCAAGGGCCGACGATCGCTGATGGCCGGCTGGGGGCTCGCAGACCCCATGGCCCAGCTCGCGGTCCTGGCTGGGCTCACGCTGGCCATCTGGGTGCTCGAGTCCCTGTTCGAGTACTTCTACCAAATCCTTTGGAGGAATCTCGCGCAGACGATCCAGCACGAGCTCCGTATGGACGCCTACTCCCATGTCCAGCGCCTCGACATGGCCTATTTCGAGGAGCAGAGCACGGGAAGCCTCGTGGCCACGCTCAACGACGATATCAACCAGCTCGAGCGCTTCTTGAACGGCGGGGCCAACGACCTCATCCAGGTCTTCTTCTCCGCGGCCCTAATAGGGGCCATCTTCTTCTACCTGGCCCCGCTCGTGGCCTTCTTCGCCATGCTGCCGATCCCGGCGATTCTGGCCGGGGCCTTCTGGTACCAGAAGCGCGCCGAGCCCCTCTACGCCGCGGTGCGCGACCAGGCCGCGGCGATCTCGGCGCGGCTCTCCAACAGCATCTCCGGCATCGCCACGATCAAGAGCTACACCGCCGAGGAGCGGGAGCTGGAGCGCCTTCGGGCCGAGAGCCTCGAATACACCCGCGCCAACGCCCGGGCCATACGCATGAGCTCGGCCTTCATCCCCATCATACGCATGGCGATATTGGCCGGGTTTCTCGCGACCTTGGTCCTAGGAGGAAGAATGGCGCTCCAGGGAACCTTGGCCGTAGGCTCCTACAGCGTCCTGGTTTTCCTCACCCAGCGCCTCCTTTGGCCCCTCACGGGGCTGGCGGAGACCGTGGATCTCTACCAGCGCGCCATGGCCTCGGCGCGGCGGGTGCTGGACTTGATCGGAACCCCGGTCGCGCTCGTCCATGGGGGCAAGCCTCTTTTAAGGAAGGACGTCCGGGGCGAGCTCCGCTTCACGAATGTTTCCTTCTCCTACCGCGGAAGAGCCCCGGCTCTGCGGAACATTTCCCTCGCCATCCCGGCCGGGAGCACCGCCGCCTTCGTAGGGCCGACGGGCTCTGGAAAAACCACCTTGACCAAGCTCCTCCTGCGCTTCCACGACCCCAATGAAGGCCGCATCACTCTCGATGGGACCGACATCACCGAGTTCGACCCGCGGGCCCTCAGGCAAGCCATCGGCTTTGTGAGCCAGGATATCTTCCTTTTCCACGGCAGCGCCCGGGAGAACATCGCCTACGGCGGCGCGGAGGGAGGAAACGGCAAGGTAGAAAGCGCCGCGAAAGCGGCCGAAGCCCACGAGTTCCTGGTCCAGTTGCCCCAGGGCTACGACACGGTGGTGGGCGAGCGCGGCCAAAAGCTCTCCGGCGGCCAGCGCCAGCGCCTGGCCATCGCGCGCGCCGTGCTCAAGGATCCGCCCATTTTGGTCCTGGACGAGGCGACCTCCGCGGTGGACAACGAGACCGAAGCCGCCATCCAGAAGTCTTTGGATCGCATCGTGGTCGGCCGCACCACCATCATGGTCGCCCACCGCCTCTCCACCATCGTCAAGGCCGACCGCATCTTCGTCCTGGACAAGGGCCGGATCGCCGAGTCCGGCAGCCATCCTCAACTCCTAGCCCTTCGCGGCATTTACGCCGGGCTCTGGCACGTGCAGACGGGCGCCTAG
- a CDS encoding undecaprenyl/decaprenyl-phosphate alpha-N-acetylglucosaminyl 1-phosphate transferase yields the protein MRLYLYALGASWVLSFALTPLVRALALRRGWMDQPSSAIKTHKTSTPSLGGIAIYCGFVGTLVMLRLLTNFPTGTLRTLRALIVGGTLVFLLGVVDDLKKPYGLHFKPKFTVQMAAAFLLLYFGIRIRFLSPDYLAVGLTVLWVVGITNAFNIIDIMDGLSASQAAIAALGFLMISLPSEELYVNFASAALAGAALGFIPWNISPRRKIFMGDCGSLFLGFVLSALALGTKYSEINPLGVFAPLLILLIPMYDTFFVMILRIRQGESPFLGSKDHFALRLEKLGYSRGRIVCLAAGAGLFLAFCAFLVTVLPLGFALCIYAVILAELLLLSKALAQVVMRP from the coding sequence GTGAGGCTCTACCTGTACGCCTTGGGAGCTTCCTGGGTCCTCTCCTTCGCCTTGACCCCGCTGGTCAGAGCCCTCGCCCTGCGCCGGGGCTGGATGGATCAGCCCTCCTCCGCGATCAAGACCCACAAGACCTCGACCCCGTCCTTGGGGGGCATAGCCATTTACTGCGGCTTCGTCGGGACCTTGGTGATGCTTCGCCTCCTCACCAATTTCCCGACCGGGACGCTTCGGACCCTGCGCGCCTTGATTGTCGGGGGGACCTTGGTCTTCCTTCTAGGCGTCGTGGACGACTTGAAAAAGCCCTACGGCCTCCACTTTAAGCCCAAATTCACGGTGCAGATGGCGGCCGCTTTCCTCCTTCTCTATTTCGGGATCCGCATCCGCTTCCTGAGCCCGGATTATTTGGCCGTGGGCCTGACCGTGCTTTGGGTGGTCGGGATCACCAACGCCTTCAACATCATAGACATCATGGACGGCTTGAGCGCCAGCCAAGCCGCCATCGCGGCCTTGGGCTTCTTGATGATTTCGCTTCCCTCCGAGGAGCTTTACGTCAACTTCGCCTCCGCGGCCTTGGCCGGGGCCGCGCTGGGGTTCATTCCCTGGAACATCTCCCCTCGCCGCAAGATATTCATGGGAGACTGCGGCAGCCTTTTCCTGGGCTTCGTCCTCTCGGCTTTGGCCTTGGGGACCAAATACAGCGAGATCAATCCTTTGGGGGTTTTCGCCCCGCTTTTGATCCTCCTCATCCCCATGTACGACACCTTCTTCGTCATGATCCTGAGGATCCGCCAGGGAGAGTCACCGTTCCTCGGCTCCAAGGATCATTTTGCCTTACGCCTGGAGAAGCTCGGCTACTCCCGCGGCCGTATCGTCTGCCTGGCCGCGGGCGCGGGGCTCTTCCTTGCCTTCTGCGCGTTTCTCGTGACTGTGCTGCCCTTGGGGTTCGCCCTGTGCATTTACGCCGTGATCCTGGCCGAGCTTCTGCTCCTCTCCAAGGCCTTGGCCCAGGTCGTGATGCGCCCGTGA
- a CDS encoding glycosyltransferase family 2 protein, protein MPGAKLKVIAVLPAYNAEKTLEKTVRDIPPGAVSEIILVDDCSKDGTVAAARRLGLTTIIHEKNLGYGGNQKTCYAEALKRGADIVIMIHPDYQYDARLAPIMSGLISAGVCDVVLGNRIRTRWEALKGGMPLYKYVFNRLLTGLENFLTGQNLGEWHSGLRAYSRQVLETLPWEMNSDDFVFDQQFLIQAAACQFRVGDVPVAARYFPEASSINFRRSVVYGLSALWVLAQFLVHRLGLVSLALLTPKHGATRG, encoded by the coding sequence ATGCCAGGAGCCAAGCTCAAGGTCATCGCGGTTTTGCCCGCTTACAACGCGGAGAAAACGCTTGAGAAAACGGTGCGCGACATCCCGCCCGGGGCCGTCTCCGAGATTATCCTGGTGGACGACTGCTCCAAGGACGGCACGGTCGCGGCGGCCAGGCGCCTGGGCCTGACGACCATCATCCATGAAAAAAACCTCGGCTACGGCGGCAACCAGAAGACCTGCTATGCCGAGGCCTTGAAGCGCGGGGCCGACATCGTCATCATGATCCACCCCGACTACCAGTACGACGCGCGCCTGGCCCCGATCATGAGCGGGCTCATCTCGGCCGGGGTCTGCGACGTGGTCCTGGGCAACCGCATCCGCACCCGCTGGGAGGCCTTGAAGGGGGGGATGCCGCTCTACAAGTACGTCTTCAACCGCCTGCTGACGGGACTTGAGAATTTCCTGACCGGGCAAAATCTGGGGGAATGGCACTCGGGGCTTAGGGCCTATTCTCGGCAAGTCCTCGAGACCTTGCCCTGGGAGATGAACTCCGACGACTTCGTCTTCGATCAGCAATTCTTGATCCAAGCCGCGGCCTGCCAGTTCCGCGTGGGAGACGTGCCGGTGGCTGCGCGTTATTTCCCCGAAGCGTCCTCCATCAATTTTAGGCGCAGCGTGGTTTACGGCCTTTCCGCTCTTTGGGTGCTGGCCCAGTTCTTGGTCCATCGCCTGGGCCTTGTTTCCTTAGCCCTCCTCACTCCGAAACACGGCGCCACGCGGGGATAA
- a CDS encoding DegT/DnrJ/EryC1/StrS family aminotransferase: METIPLVDLKAQDQSIRAEIGQALAPVLASQHFVLGPAVESFEREFAAYLGVKYCVGVSSGTSALWLLLKACGVGPGDEVVTTPLTFFATVEAILLCGAKPVFADVEPRTLNLDPVQVEKVLTSKTKVILPVHLYGQPADMANFRDLSRRRGLILLEDAAQAAGSLYKGRKAGSLARAAAFSFYPGKNLGAYGDAGAVATDDEALARALRALRNHGSEKKNYHDALAGNERMADVQAAVLSAKLAHLDLWNAARRRHAQTYRQALAGLAGLSFVEEEQDRISNCHLFVVRHARRDALLAKLQALGIQADVHYPRPAHLQPALGPWLGREGDFPEAEKAASEILSLPLYPELEAPQLSRVAEAARVFCRGAP; the protein is encoded by the coding sequence GTGGAGACCATCCCCTTAGTTGACCTCAAGGCCCAGGACCAGTCCATCCGCGCCGAGATCGGCCAAGCCCTCGCCCCAGTGCTGGCAAGCCAGCACTTCGTCCTGGGCCCGGCCGTGGAAAGTTTCGAGCGGGAGTTCGCCGCTTACCTCGGCGTCAAATATTGCGTGGGAGTCTCCTCGGGGACCTCGGCCCTTTGGCTCCTGCTCAAGGCCTGCGGGGTGGGGCCGGGCGACGAGGTGGTGACGACCCCGCTCACCTTTTTCGCCACGGTCGAGGCGATCCTCCTTTGCGGGGCCAAGCCTGTCTTCGCGGACGTGGAGCCGCGCACGCTAAACCTGGACCCCGTCCAGGTGGAAAAAGTCCTCACCTCGAAGACCAAGGTCATCTTGCCGGTGCATCTCTACGGGCAGCCGGCGGACATGGCAAACTTCCGAGACCTCTCCAGGAGGAGAGGTCTCATACTGCTCGAAGACGCGGCCCAGGCCGCGGGCTCCCTTTATAAGGGCCGCAAGGCCGGGTCTTTGGCCCGGGCCGCGGCCTTCAGCTTCTACCCCGGGAAAAACCTGGGGGCCTATGGGGACGCGGGGGCCGTGGCGACCGACGACGAGGCCTTGGCCCGGGCTTTGCGCGCCTTGCGCAATCACGGCTCCGAGAAGAAAAACTACCACGACGCCCTGGCGGGAAACGAGAGAATGGCGGATGTGCAGGCCGCGGTGCTCTCGGCCAAGCTTGCGCATTTGGACCTTTGGAACGCGGCCCGGCGCCGGCACGCCCAAACGTACCGCCAGGCCCTCGCCGGACTTGCGGGCCTCTCTTTCGTCGAGGAAGAGCAAGATCGAATTTCCAACTGCCATCTTTTCGTGGTGCGTCACGCGCGTCGCGACGCGCTGTTGGCCAAGCTCCAGGCCCTGGGGATACAAGCCGACGTGCATTATCCTCGGCCCGCGCATCTTCAGCCGGCCCTCGGTCCCTGGCTCGGCCGAGAGGGCGATTTTCCCGAGGCGGAAAAGGCCGCCTCCGAGATATTGTCGCTTCCCTTGTATCCCGAGCTTGAGGCCCCGCAGCTTTCGCGCGTGGCCGAGGCGGCGCGCGTGTTCTGCCGCGGCGCGCCATGA
- a CDS encoding cupin domain-containing protein, with amino-acid sequence MIFSLAKDRQWNPTVYEGIAFCWLWRNDAGGGTALLKLARGSSFPFHKHPGWEQIFLIEGSVEYCSQILGPGDHVFAGPGEVHRLVALQEAVFLGVVERDGVEVVSAVA; translated from the coding sequence ATGATTTTCTCGTTAGCCAAGGATAGGCAGTGGAACCCCACCGTGTACGAGGGCATCGCCTTCTGTTGGCTATGGCGCAATGATGCCGGGGGAGGCACGGCCCTTCTCAAGCTCGCGAGGGGGTCTTCATTTCCGTTTCACAAGCACCCGGGGTGGGAACAGATATTTTTAATCGAAGGGAGCGTCGAGTATTGCTCGCAAATCCTGGGCCCGGGCGATCATGTGTTTGCCGGCCCCGGAGAGGTTCACCGCTTGGTCGCGCTCCAAGAAGCCGTTTTCTTAGGCGTCGTGGAGCGAGACGGCGTTGAGGTCGTGTCGGCAGTGGCATAA